Proteins co-encoded in one Zalophus californianus isolate mZalCal1 chromosome 9, mZalCal1.pri.v2, whole genome shotgun sequence genomic window:
- the LOC113921642 gene encoding developmental pluripotency-associated 5 protein-like, with protein MGTLPERKDIPLWVKAPEDLKDPEVLQVQTQLLEAMFGPAGSRIPYIEQVSKVMLELKVMESSDLTEIVVYGSYLYKLRARWMLQSMAEWHRQRQERGMLKLEDAMKALELGPWMK; from the coding sequence ATGGGGACGCTACCAGAACGAAAAGATATTCCACTGTGGGTGAAAGCTCCCGAAGACTTGAAAGATCCCGAGGTGTTGCAGGTCCAGACGCAGCTCTTGGAAGCTATGTTTGGCCCAGCTGGATCTCGAATCCCGTACATCGAGCAAGTGAGCAAAGTCATGCTCGAGCTAAAGGTTATGGAATCCTCGGACCTCACCGAGATCGTGGTTTATGGCTCTTACTTGTATAAGCTCAGGGCCAGGTGGATGCTCCAGTCCATGGCCGAATGGCACCGCCAGCGACAGGAACGAGGGATGCTCAAACTTGAGGATGCCATGAAAGCCCTAGAGCTAGGTCCTTGGATGAAGTGA